The proteins below come from a single Haemorhous mexicanus isolate bHaeMex1 chromosome 20, bHaeMex1.pri, whole genome shotgun sequence genomic window:
- the CHMP6 gene encoding charged multivesicular body protein 6 isoform X2, whose protein sequence is MGNLFGRKRRSRVTEQDRAVLQLKQQRDKLRQYQKRLSLGLERERALARQLLRDGKKEKAMLLLKKKRYQEQLLDKTENQISNLERMVQDIEFTQIEMKVIEGLKIGNECLNKMHQVMSIEEVERIIGETQDAVEYQRQIDELLAGSLTEEDEDAILEELNAITQEQLELPEVPSEPLPEKIPVIWKQLDEDPTVPGLSELTAAGP, encoded by the exons ATGGGGAACCTGTTCGGGCGGAAACGGCGGAGCCGCGTCACGGAGCAGGACCGGGCCGTGCTG CAACTGAAGCAGCAGCGGGACAAGCTCCGGCAGTACCAGAAGcggctgagcctggggctggagcGGGAGCGGGCGCTGGCCCGGCAGCTGCTCCGGGACGGCAAGAAAGA GAAAGCCATGCTCCTGCTGAAGAAGAAACGgtaccaggagcagctgctggataaAACAGAGAACCAGATCAGCAACCTGGAGCGGATG GTCCAGGACATTGAATTCACCCAGATTGAAATGAAGGTCATCGAGGGCCTGAAGATAGGCAACGAGTGTCTGAACAAAATGCATCAG GTTATGTCCATAGAAGAGGTGGAGAGGATAATAGGAGAGACCCAGGATGCTGTGGAGTACCAGAGG CAAATAGACGAGCTCCTGGCTGGCAGCCTGACTGAGGAGGATGAAGATGCCATTCTAGAAGAATTAAATGCTATTACTCAG GAACAGTTGGAGCTTCCAGAAGTTCCTTCGGAGCCACTCCCAGAGAAGATCCCAG TGATTTGGAAGCAGTTGGATGAGGATCCCACAGTTCCAGGACTGTCAGAGCTCACAGCTGCTGGTCCCTGA
- the LOC132336478 gene encoding regulatory-associated protein of mTOR-like has product MSVSVNGDVRFFDPRMPESMKVLQIVKGLTALDIHPQANLFACGSMNQFTAIYNGNGELINNIKYYDGFMGQRVGAISCLAFHPHWPHLAVGSNDFYISVYSVEKRIR; this is encoded by the exons ATGAGTGTCAG TGTCAATGGGGATGTGCGCTTCTTCGACCCCCGCATGCCCGAGTCCATGAAGGTGCTGCAGATCGTCAAGGGGCTCACGGCCCTCGACATCCACCCCCAGGCCAACCTGTTTGCTTG TGGCTCCATGAACCAGTTCACTGCCATCTACAACGGGAACGGGGAGCTGATCAACAACATCAAGTACTACGATGGCTTCATGGGCCAGAGAGTGGGAGCCATCAGCTGCCTGGCCTTCCATCCCCACTGG CCCCACCTGGCCGTCGGCAGCAATGACTTCTACATCTCGGTGTACTCGGTGGAGAAGAGGATCAGATGA
- the CHMP6 gene encoding charged multivesicular body protein 6 isoform X3: MGNLFGRKRRSRVTEQDRAVLQLKQQRDKLRQYQKRLSLGLERERALARQLLRDGKKEKAMLLLKKKRYQEQLLDKTENQISNLERMVQDIEFTQIEMKVIEGLKIGNECLNKMHQVMSIEEVERIIGETQDAVEYQRQIDELLAGSLTEEDEDAILEELNAITQEQLELPEVPSEPLPEKIPEVSPIKNRPKPELVAAS, from the exons ATGGGGAACCTGTTCGGGCGGAAACGGCGGAGCCGCGTCACGGAGCAGGACCGGGCCGTGCTG CAACTGAAGCAGCAGCGGGACAAGCTCCGGCAGTACCAGAAGcggctgagcctggggctggagcGGGAGCGGGCGCTGGCCCGGCAGCTGCTCCGGGACGGCAAGAAAGA GAAAGCCATGCTCCTGCTGAAGAAGAAACGgtaccaggagcagctgctggataaAACAGAGAACCAGATCAGCAACCTGGAGCGGATG GTCCAGGACATTGAATTCACCCAGATTGAAATGAAGGTCATCGAGGGCCTGAAGATAGGCAACGAGTGTCTGAACAAAATGCATCAG GTTATGTCCATAGAAGAGGTGGAGAGGATAATAGGAGAGACCCAGGATGCTGTGGAGTACCAGAGG CAAATAGACGAGCTCCTGGCTGGCAGCCTGACTGAGGAGGATGAAGATGCCATTCTAGAAGAATTAAATGCTATTACTCAG GAACAGTTGGAGCTTCCAGAAGTTCCTTCGGAGCCACTCCCAGAGAAGATCCCAG aaGTGTCACCCATCAAGAACAGGCCAAAgccagagctggtggcagcaTCTTAA
- the CHMP6 gene encoding charged multivesicular body protein 6 isoform X1 — MGNLFGRKRRSRVTEQDRAVLQLKQQRDKLRQYQKRLSLGLERERALARQLLRDGKKEKAMLLLKKKRYQEQLLDKTENQISNLERMVQDIEFTQIEMKVIEGLKIGNECLNKMHQVMSIEEVERIIGETQDAVEYQRQIDELLAGSLTEEDEDAILEELNAITQEQLELPEVPSEPLPEKIPGKASSHSLGPVPSYSTGCFVDAGVTLHNPGFP; from the exons ATGGGGAACCTGTTCGGGCGGAAACGGCGGAGCCGCGTCACGGAGCAGGACCGGGCCGTGCTG CAACTGAAGCAGCAGCGGGACAAGCTCCGGCAGTACCAGAAGcggctgagcctggggctggagcGGGAGCGGGCGCTGGCCCGGCAGCTGCTCCGGGACGGCAAGAAAGA GAAAGCCATGCTCCTGCTGAAGAAGAAACGgtaccaggagcagctgctggataaAACAGAGAACCAGATCAGCAACCTGGAGCGGATG GTCCAGGACATTGAATTCACCCAGATTGAAATGAAGGTCATCGAGGGCCTGAAGATAGGCAACGAGTGTCTGAACAAAATGCATCAG GTTATGTCCATAGAAGAGGTGGAGAGGATAATAGGAGAGACCCAGGATGCTGTGGAGTACCAGAGG CAAATAGACGAGCTCCTGGCTGGCAGCCTGACTGAGGAGGATGAAGATGCCATTCTAGAAGAATTAAATGCTATTACTCAG GAACAGTTGGAGCTTCCAGAAGTTCCTTCGGAGCCACTCCCAGAGAAGATCCCAG GCAAGGCTTCCTCCCACAGCCTTGGGCCAGTCCCATCATACAGCACAGGGTGTTTTGTGGATGCTGGAGTCACCCTGCACAACCCTGGATTTCCCTGA